A part of Liolophura sinensis isolate JHLJ2023 chromosome 1, CUHK_Ljap_v2, whole genome shotgun sequence genomic DNA contains:
- the LOC135472750 gene encoding uncharacterized protein LOC135472750: MATELTRTSQENHGGQPAMNSVSTWAVQHISVEAGKMSPAPQATSSTPVNSSSHTIPGQDSLTERPMPKSKWHQKRSNSIHVSSPESGSSDSGDQISMDFSSLNDYSPSAHPVTSTQQRRRPGQVVHNFPSAPYKRLKHLEDRNVCLVFLTGIIFCVASIIVGCPVIVILCITLPFIYFIRKLFIFCCCCLKPGSCACCCADLMSDTELLWYQASPNAMVVQCLLTLQHGLSTIRIQDLLNARLISAENKNGSKQYPRFSQKVVSMPSGYAWIADPDFHMENHVFDVPHSVQSSEDLQEFVADMASKPISLDHPLWEIHVLMNFGETRDTVLLFRIHPCVTDGISLIRILIKSIVDHHSLCNLKPRCASNSICWDALRSVLCGPLVFIHKWLFLRRDFNLLHGDHIHLSGKMAVAWSEAFSLPCAQRVKQVARSSLNDVLMSVAAGCLRTYLQYNGVHNPYDIQVVVPVDLRTDRLIIPMGNKYSYLNIAVPTNTEGIVPRLWEFKLRMDEAKHSADSTIMASISWLSAFLLSGKCFKRFWRTFFNKFTCFISNLPGPEGRLTFASREIKSLVFWVPPRDEMAVSISFITYADELRMSVIADRSVIPHPELLTREFIAQMDTLSKLLANRRLPGEHISKRLEAMHVAQARLEDPTLEEIHMRMSEIQQHLQDLKTRLDVSMDRKYPADDGVIIQRIEELKGEFRELMSELRHRRMSEGSSMLSDEEEEEEDEVMRRPFRRRTMSVTSKQSTTSVGSMCRPLTTSPVPHQPFIPTNPLSTGPSLASVHEEGHDGQRLQIHTYCSQHTVEIVSPEVRTGANGNPLADIR, from the exons ATGGCAACGGAGTTGACAAGGACAAGCCAAGAGAACCATGGAGGTCAACCCGCTATGAACTCTGTGTCTACATGGGCCGTTCAGCACATCAGTGTAGAGGCCGGTAAGATGAGCCCTGCCCCGCAGGCCACCAGCTCTACCCCTGTCAACAGCTCCAGTCACACAATCCCTGGGCAGGATAGCTTGACTGAGAGACCCATGCCCAAGAGTAAGTGGCACCAGAAGAGATCCAACAGTATCCATGTTTCCTCCCCCGAGTCTGGCTCTAGTGACTCAGGGGATCAGATCAGCATGGACTTCTCCAGTCTCAATGACTACTCGCCCTCTGCACATCCTGTGACATCCACACAACAGCGACGACGGCCAGGACAGGTCGTACACAACTTCCCGAGTGCTCCTTACAAACGACTAAAGCACCTGGAGGACAGGAACGTGTGTCTGGTGTTCCTTACTGGAATCATCTTCTGTGTTGCCAGCATCATCGTTGGCTGCCCAGTCATTGTAATTCTCTGTATCACCCTGCcctttatttactttattcGTAAACTCTTTATCTTCTGTTGTTGCTGCCTTAAGCCAGGGTCATGTGCTTGTTGCTGTGCTGACCTGATGTCTGATACTGAGCTCTTGTGGTATCAAGCCTCCCCGAACGCCATGGTGGTGCAGTGTCTACTCACACTTCAACATGGACTAAGTACTATCAGGATACAAGACCTTCTTAATGCAAGGCTCATTTCAGCGGAGAATAAGAATGGATCGAAGCAGTATCCCCGCTTTTCCCAGAAGGTTGTGTCGATGCCGTCTGGCTATGCCTGGATTGCTGACCCAGATTTCCACATGGAGAACCATGTATTTGATGTGCCACACAGCGTCCAGTCATCAGAGGACTTGCAGGAGTTTGTGGCTGACATGGCTTCCAAACCTATTTCCTTGGACCATCCTTTATGGGAAATCCATGTCCTTATGAACTTCGGAGAGACACGAGATACCGTGCTTTTGTTCAGAATACATCCCTGTGTAACCGATGGTATTTCCTTAATCCGCATTCTCATCAAAAGCATAGTAGACCATCATTCATTATGCAATCTGAAACCACGATGTGCTAGTAACTCTATATGTTGGGATGCTTTACGAAGTGTCTTGTGTGGACCGCTTGTCTTTATTCACAAGTGGTTGTTTTTGAGACGTGACTTTAATCTTCTACATGGAGATCATATACATTTGTCAGGCAAGATGGCCGTGGCTTGGTCTGAAGCATTCAGCTTGCCATGTGCCCAGAGGGTTAAGCAGGTAGCTAGGTCATCTCTGAATGATGTACTTATGTCTGTGGCAGCAGGCTGCCTAAGGACATACCTCCAGTATAATGGAGTGCACAACCCCTATGATATTCAAGTTGTTGTGCCTGTGGATTTGAGAACTGACAGACTTATAATCCCAATGGGAAATAAGTACTCTTATCTGAACATTGCTGTGCCTACGAATACAGAAGGAATTGTGCCGAGGTTGTGGGAGTTCAAACTGAGGATGGACGAGGCCAAACACTCTGCAGACTCCACCATCATGGCCTCCATTTCCTGGCTCTCAGCCTTCCTTCTGTCTGGAAAGTGCTTCAAACGATTTTGGAGAACATTTTTCAATAAGTTTACCTGCTTCATATCAAATTTGCCTGGACCAGAAGGTCGATTAACATTTGCTTCACGAGAAATCAAGAGCCTTGTGTTCTGGGTACCCCCTAGGGATGAAATGGCTGTGTCTATTTCCTTCATTACCTATGCGGATGAGCTGCGAATGTCTGTGATAGCTGACCGGTCTGTGATACCTCACCCAGAACTTCTCACACGAGAATTCATTGCCCAG ATGGACACATTGTCGAAGCTGTTGGCGAACAGACGTCTGCCTGGAGAGCATATCAGTAAGAGGCTGGAGGCCATGCATGTCGCCCAGGCCAGGCTGGAAGATCCCACCTTAGAAgag ATCCATATGCGTATGTCTGAGATCCAGCAACACCTGCAGGATCTGAAAACACGCTTGGATGTCAGCATGGATAGGAAGTATCCGGCAGATGATGGCGTCATCATACAGAGGATTGAAGAGCTTAAAGGCGAGTTTCGAGAGTTGATGTCAGAACTACGACATAGACGAATGTCTGAGGGCAGCTCTATGCTCTCAGATGAG gaggaggaggaggaagacGAAGTGATGAGGCGGCCCTTCCGGCGGAGGACGATGTCTGTGACATCTAAACAGTCGACAACCTCAGTGGGGTCCATGTGCCGTCCGCTGACCACATCTCCTGTCCCTCACCAACCATTCATCCCCACCAACCCACTCTCCACAGGGCCCTCTTTGGCCAGTGTGCAT GAGGAAGGGCATGATGGCCAAAGGCTGCAGATCCACACATACTGCTCTCAGCACACAGTGGAGATAGTGAGCCCAGAGGTGAGGACAGGAGCTAATGGTAACCCACTGGCTGATATCAGGTAA